A segment of the Symmachiella macrocystis genome:
GGTGGCGATGAAATTGCGGCAACTGATTTGGCCATTGGTTTCCATCCCGCTGGACGAGACGAAGTAGTCCAGCGAATCCAGCCCCAGCATCTCGGCAGTGCCCGCCGCATCGATACCAGCCGGTTCCAGAATCGACGTGACGACCTTGAGCAATTGCCGCGTATCGACCCAGGTCAATCCACCGCTGCGTTCAAAGCTAACCCGCTTCACCCCCCCTTGGAAACGCTCGGCATCGGCCAGCCCATTCGATTTGCCATCGAGGCCGACAATCGCCGCATCCAAGGTACCGTCGCCGAGGGCCAGAATAAAGTAGTCGTTGTGCCGGTGGACGGTGACAGGAATCCCCGGCAACGGTACAGGGATTTGCAAATGGTCCAAAGACTCGCGACGTTCGCCGCCGGGAAGAAATTGTGTCAATTCCAGGAAGTCGGCGGCAATTTGGTCCGCTTGTTTTTCGCCATTGATGACCAAAGCAAACCGCACACCTTGAGCGACGGACATCATCATCGCCGGCGGCGTGTCGCCGTTGATGATGTGGTCTTCCTCATAACTGAGGTACAAGCAGCCGGGATGTTTGAGTAGTTCAAACCCCAAGCGAGGCAGGACTTCGCCGAGCACTTGTTCTTCGGGAGAGCGGTTTTCGGTTTCAGCAATGATGCCGTCGACGATAGCGGTATGGACTTTTTCGAGAAATTGTGAGACTTCCTGATCGGCGATCATCCCTTCGATGCCTGGAGCTCCTTCTTTGCCCGTTCCGCGCGCCGCCCATTCGGTGTAAACGATCGCATTAGTCGGTGGTAAACGCAGCAACGCTTCGTCACGCGGTCCCGGGGGCATCCCCATCAACGGCCCCAGGCCGCCGCCTGTCAACAAAATCAACAATATTTCAGCGAATCCCATTCCCGCCCCACTCATTTTCCAACTCCCTGATTTTTAAAAGTCCATTTTAATGGTTGCCCTGACGCCTAAAACGGGCAATTCGTCCGTCGCGATGTTTTATTAGCACCGATTCTCGAATCGTACCGATGCGCATGTCGCATGGCCAGTGTTGACGGAATTTGAACTGAAAGAAGACATGGCAAGATGGCAGGGCCTGATTTTTGAAAATAATTGTCGGTCAAGCGAACCTGTAAGGCTGCAGTGGTGTCTCCCCAGGGCTTCGAATTTTAATGACCGCCAACTTCTTATTTCCCGGAGGCCGACGATGCGTATTTCATACCGCTTTACTGTTCCGTCGAGCCTGTGCTGGGCACGGAGATAAGACGCTTTGCCGGCAACCTGAGTTGCCGGGCTACCGCTGCGCTCATTCCTCCCCGACTGTCGAGCCAGGCTCCTCCCCGATCGAGCAACGATTCTGAGTGAACCGTTCGCGCCGAGTTGCGGCTGTGCCGTACTCGTTCTGCGCGCCAAATCTCTTCAAAAAATCTAGATGCCCGTCTGATTCGCGCCACGGCCGAATGTCGACAGGCATGGGGAGCGGTATGAAATCTGAACGACAGTTGCAGGAAATTCTCAAGTCTTTGTGCGGATCTCCAGGAGCCGAAGACGGCTCGGATCCCCGCGAATTTCATAAACAGCGTGGACGCGATAAGTCGCTACGAAAAACGTATCAACTTTGTAAACAGGTCGACGAGGTTCTTGGCTACGTACTTTCTGGCGAATGCGACGATGATGTTCTGCGCGATTTTTACGTCAGCAGTGTCGTGCCAGCACCCGATGCGTCGCGATTGCTGGTCACACTCTGCCCTTATTTTAGGGATACGGTTTTCCAACCGGTTCAGGTGCTCGAGCGGCTCGGCCATGTGGCGGGCAAACTTCGCAGTGAAGTTGCCGCTACGATTAATCGTCGTCGCACCCCCGAGTTAATGTTTCAGGTCCTGGCCCTTCCGGCGGAGACTCCTTCGCAACAGGAGGACCAACAATGAAGGACTCGGATCTTCATGAGAAAATCCAGGCATGGCTCAGCGAGCCATTGCCTGGCGAGGTTCGTGCGTCGCTCAATCGTTTAGCGACGCACGACGATGTGCGGTACATGGCCGTCATGCCGGATGTGCATTTGGCTCGCCACGTCTGTGTGGGAACCGTCATGGCGACCGCGACACAGATTTTTCCAGCAGCGATTGGAGGCGACATTGGTTGCGGCATGCTTGCCGTCGCCTTAACCGCGGACGCAGACCGCATCAACAACCCTCTGGCTGCGGCGAAGATCCTCTCCGGACTTTATGAATGTGTTCCCGCCGGCCGGCATCGTCGCTCCCACGCGGTTGCAGCGTTACCGGAGGAACTGAGCAATTTGCCGTTGAGCCATCCGCGACTAGAAACGTTCAGTCGTCGAGATGGCCGGGTGCAATTGGGCACACTCGGCCGCGGGAATCATTTCGTGGAATTCCAGGCTGATCCGGAGAACCGCTTGTGGTTGATGCTGCACAGTGGTTCGCGAGGAATGGGACAGGCGATTACGGCGCATCATTTGGCGACCGGCGCGTGTTCGTCACACGAAACCGTCACCTGGGCCGCCGAATCACGCAATGGCGCTGCCTATCTCACCGACATGCGATGGGCCGTCGCTTATGCACGGCAAAATCGACTGGCCATGGTGACGGCGAT
Coding sequences within it:
- a CDS encoding RtcB family protein; translation: MKDSDLHEKIQAWLSEPLPGEVRASLNRLATHDDVRYMAVMPDVHLARHVCVGTVMATATQIFPAAIGGDIGCGMLAVALTADADRINNPLAAAKILSGLYECVPAGRHRRSHAVAALPEELSNLPLSHPRLETFSRRDGRVQLGTLGRGNHFVEFQADPENRLWLMLHSGSRGMGQAITAHHLATGACSSHETVTWAAESRNGAAYLTDMRWAVAYARQNRLAMVTAIGRLLQEEFAIDLQLNTLIHCDHNHVRQETHFGRELWVHRKGALPATAGERGVIPGSMGTRSFHVLGRGCAEALQSSSHGAGRALSRHDARQVIGQKKLEREMRDVWIDRRRMGKFREEAPSAYKEIGRVMRAQRALTRIERELRPVLCYKGT
- a CDS encoding ribosome-binding factor A, with the protein product MKSERQLQEILKSLCGSPGAEDGSDPREFHKQRGRDKSLRKTYQLCKQVDEVLGYVLSGECDDDVLRDFYVSSVVPAPDASRLLVTLCPYFRDTVFQPVQVLERLGHVAGKLRSEVAATINRRRTPELMFQVLALPAETPSQQEDQQ